A genomic stretch from Bradyrhizobium sp. 195 includes:
- the nuoH gene encoding NADH-quinone oxidoreductase subunit NuoH yields the protein MEFFESAFWTGFLWPLIIMVAQSVLVLVVLLVAIAYILLADRKIWAAVQIRRGPNVVGPWGLLQSFADLLKFVLKEPIIPAGANKGVFLLAPLVSCVLALAAWAVIPTNLGWVISDINVGILFIFAISSLSIYGIIMAGWSSNSKYPFLAALRSAAQMVSYEVSIGFVIITVLLCAGTLNLSAVVEAQHVRGLASLIGLPQLTILNWYVWPLFPMFVVFYVSALAETNRPPFDLVEAESELVAGFMVEYGSTPYLLFMLGEYVAIVTMCAMATILFLGGWLPPVDLPPFNWVPGIIWFSLKVFFMFFLFAMAKAIVPRYRYDQLMRLGWKVFLPLSLAMVIVVAGVLHFAGIAPK from the coding sequence ATGGAATTCTTCGAAAGCGCATTCTGGACCGGGTTCCTCTGGCCGCTGATCATCATGGTCGCGCAGAGCGTCCTCGTGCTCGTCGTCCTCCTGGTGGCGATCGCCTACATCCTGCTCGCCGACCGCAAGATCTGGGCGGCGGTGCAGATCCGGCGCGGCCCGAACGTGGTCGGCCCCTGGGGCCTGCTGCAATCCTTCGCCGACCTGCTCAAGTTCGTGCTGAAGGAGCCGATCATTCCGGCCGGCGCCAACAAGGGCGTGTTCCTGCTGGCCCCACTGGTGTCGTGCGTGCTCGCACTGGCTGCCTGGGCGGTCATCCCGACCAATCTCGGCTGGGTGATCTCCGACATCAATGTCGGCATCCTCTTCATCTTCGCGATCTCGTCGCTGTCGATCTACGGCATCATCATGGCCGGCTGGTCGTCGAACTCGAAGTATCCGTTCCTGGCCGCGCTGCGCTCCGCGGCGCAGATGGTGTCCTACGAGGTCTCGATCGGCTTCGTCATCATCACGGTGCTGCTCTGCGCCGGCACGCTGAACCTGTCGGCCGTGGTCGAGGCCCAGCATGTCCGCGGCCTTGCCAGCCTTATCGGGCTGCCGCAGCTCACCATCCTGAACTGGTACGTCTGGCCTCTGTTCCCGATGTTCGTGGTATTCTACGTCTCGGCGCTGGCCGAGACCAACCGTCCGCCCTTCGACCTCGTCGAAGCGGAATCCGAGCTCGTCGCCGGCTTCATGGTCGAGTACGGCTCGACGCCGTATCTGCTGTTCATGCTCGGCGAGTATGTCGCGATCGTCACGATGTGCGCGATGGCCACGATCCTGTTCCTCGGCGGCTGGCTGCCGCCGGTGGACCTGCCGCCCTTCAATTGGGTGCCGGGGATCATCTGGTTCTCGCTCAAAGTCTTCTTCATGTTCTTCCTGTTCGCGATGGCAAAGGCGATCGTGCCGCGCTACCGCTACGATCAATTGATGCGCCTCGGCTGGAAGGTGTTC
- the nuoG gene encoding NADH-quinone oxidoreductase subunit NuoG, translated as MTKLIIDGKEIDVPAEYTLLQACEAAGAEIPRFCYHERLSIAGNCRMCLVEVKGGPKPVASCAWGVRDCRPGPKGEPPEISTRSPMVKKAREGVMEFLLINHPLDCPICDQGGECDLQDQAMGYGVDTSRFAENKRAVEDKYLGALVKTSMNRCIQCTRCVRFSAEVAGAPEMGATGRGEDMEITTYLEHALTSELQGNLVDICPVGALTSKPYAFAARPWELGKTQSIDVMDGIGAAIRVDTRGREVMRVLPRINEAVNEEWISDKTRHVVDGLRTQRLDRPYIREAGKLRAASWTEAFAAIAAKAARTDGKRIGAIAGDLAGVEEMFALKDLLAKYGSTNLAVQGGDAFDPALGRGSYIFNPTLAGVERADALLIIGANPRKEAAVFNARIRKRWRAGGFKVGVIGAKVDLTYDYDHLGAGTETLSELAAGRHSFMDVLKNAKNPIILVGGGAASRHDGAAILAASAKLALDVGALKDGWNGFGVLHETASRVGALDIGFSATTGGLNAAQMTTFGTLDLLFLLGADEINAPDGTFVVYIGTHGDRGAHRADVILPAAAYTEKSAIYVNTEGRVQMTGRAAFPPGEAREDWAIVRALSEALGKKLGYDSLTALRQAVFKAVPHLIRLDQIEAGSADQIKKLAGKGGSPEKAPFKPRVEDFYLTNPIARASAVMAECSRLASGHMLTAAE; from the coding sequence ATGACCAAACTCATCATCGACGGCAAAGAGATCGATGTCCCCGCCGAGTACACGCTGCTCCAGGCGTGCGAGGCCGCGGGCGCCGAGATTCCGCGCTTCTGCTATCACGAGCGGCTGTCGATCGCCGGCAATTGCCGGATGTGCCTCGTCGAAGTGAAGGGCGGCCCGAAGCCGGTCGCGAGCTGCGCGTGGGGCGTGCGTGACTGCCGTCCGGGGCCCAAGGGCGAGCCGCCGGAAATCTCCACGCGTTCGCCGATGGTGAAGAAGGCGCGCGAAGGCGTGATGGAGTTCCTTCTGATCAACCATCCCCTGGACTGCCCGATCTGCGACCAGGGCGGCGAGTGCGACCTGCAGGACCAGGCGATGGGCTATGGTGTCGACACCAGCCGCTTCGCCGAGAACAAGCGCGCGGTCGAGGACAAATATCTCGGCGCGCTGGTCAAGACCTCGATGAACCGCTGCATCCAGTGCACGCGCTGCGTCCGCTTCTCGGCGGAAGTCGCCGGCGCTCCCGAGATGGGTGCTACCGGTCGCGGCGAGGATATGGAGATCACGACCTATCTCGAGCACGCGCTGACGTCGGAATTGCAGGGCAATCTCGTCGACATCTGCCCGGTCGGGGCGTTGACTTCGAAGCCTTATGCCTTCGCGGCGCGTCCGTGGGAGCTCGGCAAAACCCAGTCGATCGACGTGATGGACGGCATCGGGGCCGCCATCCGTGTCGACACCCGCGGCCGCGAGGTGATGCGCGTGCTGCCGCGCATCAACGAGGCCGTGAACGAGGAGTGGATCTCCGACAAGACCCGCCACGTCGTCGACGGCCTGCGCACCCAACGTCTCGATCGGCCCTATATCCGCGAAGCCGGCAAGCTGCGCGCGGCGAGCTGGACCGAGGCCTTCGCCGCGATCGCCGCCAAGGCGGCGCGTACCGACGGCAAGCGCATCGGCGCGATCGCCGGCGACCTCGCCGGCGTCGAGGAGATGTTCGCGCTGAAGGACCTGCTCGCCAAGTACGGCTCGACGAATTTGGCGGTGCAGGGCGGCGACGCCTTCGACCCCGCGCTCGGCCGCGGCTCCTACATCTTCAACCCGACGTTGGCGGGCGTGGAGAGGGCAGATGCACTGCTCATCATCGGCGCCAATCCGCGGAAAGAGGCGGCCGTGTTCAACGCCCGCATCCGCAAGCGCTGGCGCGCCGGCGGATTCAAGGTCGGCGTGATCGGCGCCAAGGTCGATCTGACCTACGATTACGATCATCTCGGCGCGGGCACCGAGACGCTCAGTGAGCTCGCGGCCGGCCGGCACTCCTTCATGGACGTGCTGAAGAACGCCAAGAATCCCATCATCCTGGTCGGCGGAGGCGCGGCCTCGCGCCACGACGGCGCCGCCATTCTCGCCGCGAGCGCCAAGCTCGCGCTCGACGTCGGCGCACTTAAGGACGGCTGGAACGGCTTTGGCGTGCTGCATGAGACCGCCTCGCGCGTCGGCGCCCTCGATATCGGCTTCTCCGCAACCACCGGCGGGCTGAACGCTGCGCAGATGACGACGTTCGGCACGCTGGACTTGCTGTTCCTGCTTGGCGCCGACGAGATCAACGCACCGGATGGCACCTTTGTCGTCTATATCGGCACCCATGGCGACCGCGGCGCGCACCGCGCCGACGTGATCCTGCCGGCGGCGGCCTACACCGAGAAGTCCGCGATCTACGTCAACACCGAAGGCCGCGTGCAGATGACGGGCCGCGCCGCGTTCCCGCCGGGCGAGGCCCGCGAGGATTGGGCGATCGTCCGCGCGCTGTCGGAGGCGCTCGGCAAGAAGCTCGGCTACGACTCGCTTACGGCCCTGCGCCAGGCGGTGTTCAAGGCCGTGCCGCATCTGATCCGTCTCGACCAGATCGAGGCCGGCTCTGCCGACCAGATCAAGAAGCTGGCGGGGAAGGGCGGCTCGCCGGAGAAGGCGCCGTTCAAGCCGCGGGTCGAGGACTTCTACCTGACCAACCCAATCGCGCGTGCATCCGCCGTGATGGCGGAATGCTCGCGCCTCGCCTCCGGGCATATGCTGACCGCAGCGGAGTGA
- the nuoF gene encoding NADH-quinone oxidoreductase subunit NuoF — MLEDKDRIFKNLYGLHDWGLEGARRRGAWDGTKNIIDKGRDWIINEMKASGLRGRGGAGFPTGLKWSFMPKESTDGRPSYLVVNADESEPGTCKDREIMRHDPHLLIEGCLIASCAMNAHACYIYVRGEFIREREHLQAAIDQAYEAKLVGKDNIHGWPFDIYVAHGAGAYICGEETALLESLEGKKGQPRLKPPFPANVGLFGCPTTVNNVESIAVAPDILRRGAAWFAGIGRPNNVGTKLFCISGHVERPCNVEEAMGIPFRELIDKHCGGIRGGWDNLKAVIPGGSSVRMVPAEQIIDTPMDFDSLSKLRSGLGTAAVIVMDKSTDLIRAIARISYFYKHESCGQCTPCREGTGWMWRVLTRMAEGRAHKREIDMLLEVTKQVEGHTICALGDAAAWPIQGLIAHFRHEIEARIDQYSHRADIDDIGVRDPVNMVAAE, encoded by the coding sequence ATGCTCGAGGACAAGGACCGCATCTTCAAGAACCTCTACGGCCTCCACGATTGGGGGCTCGAGGGCGCGCGGCGTCGCGGCGCCTGGGACGGCACGAAGAACATCATCGACAAGGGCCGCGACTGGATCATCAACGAGATGAAGGCCTCGGGCCTGCGCGGCCGCGGTGGCGCAGGCTTCCCGACCGGCCTGAAATGGTCGTTCATGCCGAAGGAATCGACCGACGGCCGGCCGAGCTATCTCGTCGTCAACGCCGACGAATCCGAGCCCGGCACCTGCAAGGATCGCGAGATCATGCGGCACGATCCGCATCTCCTGATCGAGGGCTGCCTGATCGCGAGCTGCGCGATGAACGCGCACGCCTGCTACATCTATGTCCGCGGCGAGTTCATCCGCGAGCGCGAGCATCTCCAGGCCGCGATCGACCAGGCCTATGAGGCTAAGCTGGTCGGCAAGGACAACATCCACGGCTGGCCGTTCGACATCTACGTCGCGCACGGCGCCGGCGCTTACATCTGCGGCGAGGAAACCGCGCTGCTCGAAAGCCTCGAAGGCAAGAAGGGCCAGCCGCGGCTGAAGCCACCGTTCCCGGCCAATGTCGGCCTGTTCGGCTGCCCGACCACCGTCAACAACGTCGAGTCCATCGCCGTTGCACCGGACATCCTGCGCCGTGGCGCGGCCTGGTTCGCCGGCATCGGCCGTCCGAACAATGTCGGCACCAAGCTGTTCTGCATCTCCGGCCATGTCGAGCGGCCCTGCAACGTCGAAGAGGCCATGGGCATTCCGTTCCGTGAGCTGATCGACAAGCATTGCGGCGGCATCCGTGGCGGCTGGGACAACCTCAAGGCCGTGATCCCCGGCGGATCGTCGGTGCGCATGGTGCCGGCCGAGCAGATCATCGACACGCCGATGGATTTCGACTCCTTGAGCAAGCTGCGCTCGGGCCTCGGCACCGCGGCCGTCATCGTGATGGACAAGTCCACCGATTTGATCCGCGCCATCGCCCGCATCTCCTACTTCTACAAGCATGAGAGCTGCGGCCAGTGCACGCCGTGCCGCGAGGGTACGGGGTGGATGTGGCGCGTGCTCACCCGCATGGCGGAAGGCCGCGCCCACAAGCGCGAGATCGACATGCTGCTCGAGGTGACGAAGCAGGTCGAAGGCCACACCATCTGCGCGCTCGGCGACGCGGCGGCCTGGCCGATCCAGGGCCTGATCGCGCATTTCCGTCACGAGATCGAAGCGCGTATCGACCAATATTCGCACAGGGCTGACATTGACGATATCGGCGTCCGCGATCCCGTGAACATGGTCGCGGCGGAGTGA
- the nuoE gene encoding NADH-quinone oxidoreductase subunit NuoE: MSVRRLAPKEVQPASFTFTEENLAFAKQQIAKYPAGRQASAVIAILWRVQEQHEGWVSEAAIRAVADLLDMPYIRVLEVATFYTMFQLAPVGKKAHVQVCGTTPCRLRGAEDLIHVCEHRIHHEPFHLSKDGNFSWEEVECLGACVNAPMVLIGKDTYEDLTKESFGKVLDGFASGNPPKPGPQNGRQFSAPINGPTTLKEIT; the protein is encoded by the coding sequence ATGTCCGTTCGCCGATTAGCACCGAAGGAAGTCCAGCCCGCGAGCTTTACGTTCACGGAGGAGAACCTCGCGTTCGCCAAGCAGCAGATCGCGAAATATCCGGCGGGACGTCAGGCCTCCGCGGTCATCGCGATCCTCTGGCGCGTCCAGGAGCAGCATGAGGGCTGGGTCTCGGAAGCCGCGATCCGCGCGGTCGCCGACCTGCTCGACATGCCCTATATCCGTGTGCTGGAAGTCGCGACCTTCTACACGATGTTCCAGCTCGCGCCCGTCGGCAAGAAGGCTCACGTCCAGGTCTGCGGCACCACGCCGTGCCGGCTGCGCGGCGCCGAGGATCTGATCCACGTCTGCGAGCACCGCATCCATCACGAGCCGTTCCATCTGTCCAAGGACGGCAATTTCAGCTGGGAAGAGGTGGAGTGCCTCGGTGCCTGCGTGAACGCGCCGATGGTGCTGATCGGCAAGGACACCTATGAGGACCTGACCAAGGAAAGCTTCGGTAAGGTGCTCGACGGCTTCGCTTCGGGCAATCCGCCCAAGCCGGGTCCGCAGAACGGCCGCCAGTTCTCGGCGCCGATCAACGGACCGACCACGCTGAAGGAGATCACCTGA
- a CDS encoding FkbM family methyltransferase — protein sequence MAQAPIQFDRASGALEGANLWERTAALALVTGSKISSHFSHMGYIACANLLRKTLPERNIAIRLNPDAVFEFPYGDGYWSKLLNRSYNYEDELELLFADSIDVDYTLLDCGANYGYWSVLVSSKPFGAHRAIAIEPSGQNYPKLANNARVNGNRFETMKCAIGASRGTARLSGTKHEAFSIAGDPSAGGEDVPVIALDNLIEDGTIASTGKYLIKLDVEGVEIEAIKGGARLLEADSVIMCEEHGSDRSHAVSRFILEQTPLKLIVFDPRSNRMETVTELSILDRIKVSTHVGYNVFGTASAFWQDRIDALNAKILNAKSARRMQ from the coding sequence ATGGCGCAGGCGCCAATCCAGTTTGACCGTGCCTCGGGGGCCCTTGAAGGGGCCAACCTGTGGGAGCGGACGGCTGCCTTGGCGCTGGTGACGGGATCGAAGATCTCGTCGCACTTCTCGCATATGGGCTACATCGCCTGTGCCAACCTGCTGCGGAAGACGCTGCCCGAGCGCAACATCGCGATCAGGCTCAATCCCGACGCCGTGTTCGAATTCCCTTACGGCGACGGCTATTGGAGCAAGCTGCTCAACCGCTCGTACAATTATGAAGACGAGCTCGAGCTGCTGTTCGCCGACTCCATCGACGTCGATTACACGTTGCTGGATTGCGGCGCCAATTACGGCTACTGGTCCGTGCTGGTCTCGAGCAAGCCGTTCGGCGCGCACAGGGCGATCGCGATCGAGCCGTCGGGACAGAACTACCCGAAGCTCGCCAACAACGCCCGCGTCAACGGCAATCGCTTCGAGACCATGAAATGTGCGATCGGTGCATCGCGCGGCACTGCGCGGCTGTCGGGCACCAAGCACGAGGCCTTCAGCATCGCCGGCGATCCATCGGCCGGCGGTGAGGACGTGCCGGTCATCGCACTCGACAATCTGATCGAGGACGGCACGATCGCGAGCACCGGCAAATACCTGATCAAGCTCGACGTCGAGGGCGTCGAGATCGAGGCGATCAAGGGCGGCGCCCGGCTGCTTGAGGCCGACAGCGTCATCATGTGCGAGGAGCACGGCAGCGACCGCTCTCATGCCGTGTCGCGTTTCATCCTCGAACAGACCCCGCTGAAGCTGATCGTGTTCGATCCGCGCAGCAACCGCATGGAGACCGTGACCGAGCTGTCGATCCTCGACCGCATCAAGGTCTCGACCCACGTCGGCTACAACGTTTTCGGCACCGCAAGCGCGTTCTGGCAGGACAGGATCGATGCCCTGAATGCCAAGATCTTGAACGCCAAGTCCGCGCGCCGCATGCAGTGA
- a CDS encoding NADH-quinone oxidoreductase subunit D has translation MNEQPEQLRNFTINFGPQHPAAHGVLRLVLELDGEVVARVDPHIGLLHRGTEKLIEQKTYLQAIPYFDRLDYVAPMNQEHAFCMAAEKLLGIEVPRRGQLIRVLYCEIGRILSHLLNVTTQAMDVGALTPPLWGFEEREKLMVFYERASGSRMHAAFFRVGGVHQDLPQKLVDDIEAWCDPFLKVVDDLDRLLTANRIFKQRNVDIGVVPLKEAWEWGFSGVMVRGSGAAWDLRKSQPYECYAEMDFDIPIGKNGDCYDRYLIRMEEMRQSIRIMKQCIQKLNAPDGKGPVVVADNKVAPPRRGEMKRSMEALIHHFKLYTEGVHVPAGEVYAAVEAPKGEFGVYLISDGTNKPYKCKIRAPGFAHLQAMDHICRGHLLADVSAILGSLDIVFGEVDR, from the coding sequence ATGAACGAGCAACCCGAACAGCTTCGCAATTTCACCATCAACTTTGGCCCCCAGCATCCGGCGGCGCACGGCGTGCTGCGTCTGGTCCTGGAGCTTGACGGCGAGGTCGTCGCGCGCGTCGATCCGCATATCGGCTTGCTTCACCGCGGCACCGAGAAGCTGATCGAGCAGAAGACTTATCTCCAGGCGATCCCTTATTTCGACCGGCTCGACTACGTCGCACCGATGAACCAGGAGCACGCCTTCTGCATGGCTGCAGAAAAGCTGCTCGGCATCGAGGTGCCGCGCCGCGGCCAGCTGATCCGCGTGCTCTATTGCGAGATCGGCCGCATCCTGTCGCATCTGCTCAACGTCACCACGCAGGCGATGGACGTCGGCGCGCTAACCCCGCCGCTGTGGGGTTTCGAAGAGCGCGAGAAGCTGATGGTGTTCTACGAGCGCGCCTCGGGCAGCCGTATGCATGCGGCCTTCTTCCGCGTCGGCGGCGTGCATCAGGACCTGCCGCAGAAGCTGGTCGACGACATCGAGGCCTGGTGCGATCCGTTCCTGAAGGTGGTGGACGACCTCGACCGTCTCCTCACCGCCAACCGCATCTTCAAGCAGCGCAACGTGGACATCGGCGTGGTGCCGCTGAAGGAAGCCTGGGAGTGGGGTTTTTCGGGCGTGATGGTGCGCGGCTCGGGCGCGGCCTGGGATTTGCGCAAGTCGCAGCCCTATGAATGCTATGCCGAGATGGATTTCGACATTCCGATCGGCAAGAACGGCGACTGCTACGACCGCTACCTGATCCGCATGGAAGAGATGCGGCAGTCCATCCGCATCATGAAGCAGTGCATCCAGAAGCTGAACGCGCCTGACGGTAAGGGCCCCGTCGTCGTCGCCGACAACAAGGTCGCGCCGCCGCGCCGTGGCGAGATGAAGCGTTCGATGGAAGCGCTGATCCACCACTTCAAGCTCTACACCGAAGGCGTCCACGTGCCGGCCGGCGAAGTCTACGCCGCGGTCGAGGCGCCCAAGGGCGAGTTCGGCGTCTATCTGATCTCCGACGGCACCAACAAGCCCTACAAGTGCAAGATCCGCGCGCCGGGCTTTGCGCATCTGCAGGCCATGGATCACATCTGTCGCGGCCATCTGCTCGCCGACGTCTCGGCGATCCTCGGCTCGCTCGACATCGTGTTCGGAGAGGTCGATCGGTGA
- a CDS encoding NADH-quinone oxidoreductase subunit C: MDDAKLDALGQTIVSALPGAAIGHSVAFNQLTVDVEASKIVEVVKYLRDDPNCRFINFTDITAADYPSREKRFDVIYHFLSPTLNTRIRLKAQADETTQVPSLIDVFPGADWFEREAYDLYGVFFVGHPDMRRILTDYGFEGHPLRKDFPTTGFVEVRYDDQEKRVVYEPVRLNQEFRKFDFLSPWEGADYPVLPGDEKAGPKV; the protein is encoded by the coding sequence ATGGACGACGCCAAGCTCGACGCCCTGGGGCAGACGATCGTTAGCGCGCTTCCGGGCGCTGCCATCGGTCATTCGGTGGCCTTCAACCAGCTCACGGTTGATGTCGAGGCCAGCAAGATCGTCGAGGTGGTCAAGTACCTCCGCGACGACCCGAATTGCCGCTTCATCAACTTCACCGACATCACGGCAGCGGACTATCCGTCGCGCGAGAAGCGCTTCGACGTGATCTATCACTTCCTGTCCCCGACCCTGAATACGCGCATCCGGCTCAAGGCCCAGGCCGACGAGACCACGCAGGTGCCGTCGCTGATCGACGTGTTCCCCGGCGCCGACTGGTTCGAGCGCGAGGCCTACGACCTCTACGGCGTGTTCTTCGTCGGTCATCCCGACATGCGCCGCATCCTCACCGATTACGGGTTCGAGGGCCATCCGCTGCGCAAGGATTTCCCGACCACCGGTTTCGTCGAGGTCCGCTACGACGACCAGGAAAAGCGGGTGGTGTACGAGCCGGTCCGGCTCAATCAGGAATTCCGCAAGTTCGACTTTTTGTCGCCGTGGGAGGGAGCCGACTATCCGGTCCTTCCGGGTGATGAAAAAGCGGGACCGAAGGTCTGA
- a CDS encoding NuoB/complex I 20 kDa subunit family protein: protein MGLNPASSMGPVVAPAPKGILDPSTGKPVGANDPFFLEVNSELSDKGFFVAATDDLITWARTGSLMWMTFGLACCAVEMMQVSMPRYDVERFGFAPRASPRQSDVMIVAGTLTNKMAPALRKVYDQMPEPRYVISMGSCANGGGYYHYSYSVVRGCDRIVPIDIYVPGCPPTAEALLYGVLLLQKKIRRTGTIER from the coding sequence ATGGGATTGAACCCTGCATCGTCCATGGGTCCGGTCGTCGCGCCGGCTCCCAAGGGCATCCTGGACCCGTCGACCGGCAAGCCGGTCGGGGCCAATGATCCGTTCTTCCTCGAGGTCAATTCCGAGCTGTCCGACAAGGGCTTCTTCGTGGCCGCGACCGACGACCTCATCACCTGGGCCCGCACCGGGTCGCTGATGTGGATGACCTTCGGTCTCGCCTGCTGCGCGGTCGAGATGATGCAGGTGTCGATGCCGCGCTACGACGTCGAGCGCTTCGGCTTTGCGCCGCGCGCCTCGCCGCGCCAGTCCGACGTGATGATCGTCGCCGGCACGCTGACCAACAAGATGGCGCCCGCGCTGCGCAAGGTCTACGACCAGATGCCGGAGCCGCGCTACGTCATCTCGATGGGCTCCTGCGCCAATGGCGGCGGCTACTATCACTATTCCTACTCGGTCGTGCGCGGTTGCGACCGCATCGTGCCGATCGACATCTACGTGCCGGGCTGCCCGCCCACGGCGGAAGCGCTGCTCTACGGCGTGCTGCTGCTGCAGAAGAAGATCCGGCGCACCGGCACCATCGAACGCTAA
- a CDS encoding NADH-quinone oxidoreductase subunit A, which produces MSGILQNYLPLVVFIGVAGLIGLVLLIAPFVVAFQQPDPEKLSAYECGFNAFDDARMKFDVRFYLVAILFIIFDLEVAFLFPWAVAFGKLGATGFWSMVVFLAVLTVGFAYEWKKGALEWD; this is translated from the coding sequence ATGAGCGGCATTCTGCAGAACTATCTTCCACTCGTCGTCTTTATAGGGGTCGCGGGCCTCATCGGCCTCGTGCTGCTGATCGCACCCTTCGTCGTGGCGTTCCAGCAGCCGGACCCGGAAAAGCTGTCGGCATATGAGTGCGGTTTCAACGCCTTCGACGATGCCCGCATGAAGTTCGACGTCCGCTTCTACCTGGTCGCCATCCTCTTCATCATCTTCGACCTCGAGGTGGCGTTCCTGTTTCCCTGGGCGGTGGCGTTCGGCAAGCTTGGCGCGACCGGCTTCTGGTCCATGGTGGTCTTCCTCGCCGTGCTGACGGTCGGGTTCGCCTATGAATGGAAGAAGGGAGCACTCGAATGGGATTGA